A genomic stretch from Sinorhizobium terangae includes:
- a CDS encoding deaminase produces the protein MTQESEMLPLLDALLTTMERGIIPATEAGVAAGNKVFGAALLKKSDLSIVLVETNNETENPLWHGEVHTLKRFYEMAGSDRPDARELIFLSTHEPCSMCLSAITWAGFDNFYYFFSHEDSRDAFSIPHDLRILKEVFTLEPGGYNRTNAFWKGQSIPDLIASLPESDRVSLEKRAQAIGRKYAELSATYQASKGENAIPLN, from the coding sequence ATGACACAAGAAAGCGAAATGCTGCCCTTGCTCGACGCACTGCTGACGACAATGGAGCGCGGGATCATCCCTGCAACGGAGGCCGGAGTGGCGGCCGGCAACAAGGTCTTCGGCGCCGCCCTGCTCAAGAAGTCGGATTTGTCGATCGTTCTCGTCGAGACCAACAACGAAACCGAGAATCCGCTCTGGCACGGCGAAGTGCATACCTTGAAGCGGTTCTACGAAATGGCGGGATCCGACCGCCCCGACGCGCGCGAACTCATCTTCCTGTCGACGCACGAGCCCTGCTCCATGTGCCTCTCAGCGATCACCTGGGCAGGTTTCGACAATTTCTACTATTTCTTCAGTCACGAGGATTCGCGAGATGCTTTTTCCATCCCGCACGACCTCAGGATCCTGAAGGAGGTCTTTACGCTGGAGCCCGGCGGCTACAACAGGACGAATGCCTTCTGGAAAGGCCAATCGATCCCGGATCTGATCGCCAGTCTTCCCGAGTCCGATCGCGTGTCTCTCGAAAAGCGCGCCCAGGCAATCGGCAGGAAATACGCTGAGCTGTCTGCCACGTATCAGGCCAGCAAGGGGGAGAACGCCATTCCGCTGAACTAA
- a CDS encoding DMT family transporter: MTAAAKINIAVELLLLLALATLWGASYTFIKIGVETIPPVTLIAARTLLAGAILLAVIGWRGLSLPCDTATLKRFLFQACLNSVVPFTLIAWAERTIDVGVAVILNSTTPIFAFLLTALITRHEPVTARKFVGVIAGLTGISLIIGLEAFSGIGDQLIPQLAVILATICYAGAAIFGKNFKGLDPMIPAAGSLLAGAILLVPTSLVIDRPWTLNPSPESLIALVCLSAFSTALAFVIYFRLIHTLGSVGTTAQAYVRVPIGVAIGVLFLGETLPTTAWIGLCCVIAGVAAMTIPARQRAAAAEAQG, translated from the coding sequence ATGACCGCTGCCGCCAAAATAAACATCGCCGTCGAACTCTTGCTTCTTCTCGCGCTTGCGACCCTCTGGGGCGCCTCCTACACTTTCATCAAGATCGGGGTTGAAACCATTCCACCGGTGACGCTGATTGCAGCGCGCACCCTGCTCGCCGGCGCAATTCTCCTGGCAGTGATCGGATGGCGCGGCCTCTCGTTGCCCTGTGACACGGCCACCTTGAAGCGTTTTCTGTTCCAGGCCTGCCTCAACAGCGTCGTTCCGTTCACACTGATTGCCTGGGCTGAGCGGACGATCGACGTTGGCGTGGCGGTGATCCTCAACTCCACCACGCCCATCTTCGCCTTCCTTTTGACGGCTCTGATCACCCGGCACGAACCCGTTACTGCCCGCAAATTCGTGGGCGTCATTGCGGGTCTCACCGGCATCAGCCTGATCATTGGGCTCGAAGCCTTTAGCGGCATCGGCGATCAGCTCATCCCGCAGCTTGCCGTTATTCTTGCAACCATCTGCTATGCGGGCGCGGCAATCTTCGGGAAGAATTTCAAGGGGCTGGATCCGATGATACCCGCCGCAGGGTCGCTTCTCGCCGGCGCGATCTTGCTCGTCCCGACGAGCCTGGTCATCGATCGGCCCTGGACGCTCAACCCCTCGCCCGAATCGCTGATCGCGCTCGTCTGCCTGTCAGCCTTCTCAACGGCACTCGCCTTCGTCATCTATTTCCGCCTGATCCACACGCTCGGATCCGTCGGCACGACGGCACAGGCCTATGTCCGCGTTCCGATCGGCGTTGCCATCGGAGTCCTGTTCCTTGGCGAAACTCTACCGACAACCGCGTGGATCGGCCTCTGCTGCGTTATCGCCGGCGTCGCCGCCATGACTATACCGGCGCGCCAACGCGCAGCGGCGGCCGAAGCCCAAGGGTAA
- a CDS encoding Fur family transcriptional regulator, whose protein sequence is MRQSKNRIKELEGILRDGGVRVTRQRAAILKILAEAEDHPDASELHRRAKEIDATVSLSTVYRTLSALEQQGVVQRHAFENATARFETADAPHHDHLIDIDTGAVIEFRSDKIEQLQAEIAAELGYDLVRHRLELYCRKRKD, encoded by the coding sequence ATGAGACAAAGCAAGAATCGGATCAAGGAACTGGAAGGAATCCTGCGGGACGGCGGCGTGCGCGTTACCCGCCAACGCGCTGCAATCCTTAAGATTCTGGCCGAGGCCGAGGATCATCCCGATGCCAGCGAATTACACCGGCGCGCGAAGGAAATCGATGCGACGGTGTCGCTCTCGACCGTCTACCGGACCCTATCGGCACTGGAGCAGCAGGGGGTCGTGCAGCGGCATGCCTTCGAGAACGCAACCGCTCGATTCGAGACGGCCGACGCCCCGCATCACGACCATCTGATCGACATCGATACCGGCGCGGTGATCGAGTTTCGCTCGGACAAGATCGAGCAGTTGCAGGCGGAGATCGCCGCCGAGCTCGGCTACGATCTGGTGCGCCACCGGCTGGAGCTTTATTGCCGGAAGCGCAAGGATTGA
- a CDS encoding metal ABC transporter substrate-binding protein has product MIDRTRRMILAAAAAAAAFSFIPGAALAQEKFKAVTTFTVIADMAQNVAGDAAIVESITKPGAEIHNYQPTPRDILKAHDAKLILWNGLNLELWFEKFFQNFDDIPGVVVSEGVEPMGIAEGPYTGKPNPHAWMSPSAALIYVDNIRDAFVKFDPQNAETYKANAEAYKQKIEAAVAPIRAELEKIPAEKRWLVSSEGAFSYLIRDFGMKELYLWPINADQQGTPQQVRKVIDAVRANNIPVVFSESTISPDPAEQVARETGARYGGVLYVDSLSEADGPVPTYIDLLRVTSETIAKGLSQ; this is encoded by the coding sequence ATGATCGATCGCACGAGGCGCATGATATTGGCGGCAGCAGCGGCGGCGGCCGCCTTTTCCTTCATTCCCGGCGCGGCGCTGGCCCAGGAAAAATTCAAGGCTGTCACCACCTTCACGGTCATTGCCGACATGGCGCAGAATGTCGCGGGCGACGCGGCAATCGTCGAATCGATCACCAAGCCTGGCGCAGAGATCCACAACTACCAGCCGACGCCGCGCGACATCCTGAAAGCGCACGACGCCAAGCTCATTCTCTGGAACGGGCTGAACCTGGAACTCTGGTTTGAAAAGTTCTTCCAGAACTTCGATGACATTCCCGGCGTCGTCGTCTCGGAAGGCGTCGAGCCTATGGGGATCGCGGAGGGTCCGTATACCGGCAAGCCGAATCCGCATGCCTGGATGTCGCCCTCGGCAGCACTGATTTATGTCGACAACATCCGCGACGCCTTCGTGAAATTCGACCCTCAGAACGCCGAAACCTACAAGGCGAATGCCGAGGCCTATAAGCAGAAGATCGAGGCGGCTGTCGCGCCGATCCGGGCCGAACTCGAGAAGATCCCGGCGGAAAAGCGCTGGCTCGTCTCGAGCGAGGGCGCCTTCAGCTACCTGATCCGCGACTTCGGCATGAAGGAACTTTATCTCTGGCCGATCAATGCCGATCAGCAGGGCACGCCGCAGCAGGTGCGCAAGGTGATCGACGCGGTCCGTGCCAACAACATTCCGGTGGTCTTTTCCGAGAGCACGATCTCGCCGGATCCGGCGGAACAGGTGGCGCGGGAAACCGGCGCGAGATATGGCGGTGTGCTCTACGTCGATTCCTTGAGCGAGGCCGATGGCCCGGTGCCGACCTACATTGATCTCCTGCGCGTCACCTCCGAAACGATCGCGAAAGGTCTTTCGCAATGA
- a CDS encoding manganese/iron ABC transporter ATP-binding protein has product MKLEVKERAGPAPAPTDEGSGIRVRGATVTYRTGHRALRDASFGIPTGTIAALVGVNGSGKSTLFKAIMGFVRLAQGEISILGLPVSAALKRNLVAYVPQAEEVDWNFPVLVEDVVMMGRYGHMNMLRIPKKADHDAVEAALARVGMSDFRKRQIGELSGGQKKRVFLARALAQDGRVILLDEPFTGVDVKTEDAIIRLLIGLRDEGRVMLVSTHNLGSVPEFCDSTVLLKNTVLAYGPTATTFTRENLELAFGGVLRHFVLGGEHLHDDADPRQLAVISDDERPLVMYGAQGRMVTQPAKPESEADSE; this is encoded by the coding sequence ATGAAACTTGAGGTAAAGGAACGCGCCGGGCCGGCGCCAGCTCCAACGGACGAGGGCAGCGGCATCCGCGTCCGCGGCGCCACCGTGACCTATCGCACCGGTCACCGGGCGCTTCGCGATGCTTCCTTCGGGATCCCGACCGGCACGATCGCAGCCCTCGTCGGGGTCAACGGCAGCGGCAAGTCGACCCTGTTCAAGGCAATCATGGGCTTCGTCCGGTTGGCGCAGGGCGAAATCTCGATCCTCGGGCTTCCCGTATCGGCGGCGCTGAAGCGAAACCTCGTCGCCTACGTGCCCCAGGCCGAGGAGGTCGACTGGAACTTCCCGGTTCTCGTCGAGGACGTGGTGATGATGGGCCGATACGGCCACATGAACATGCTTCGGATCCCGAAGAAAGCGGATCATGACGCGGTCGAGGCCGCACTTGCGCGTGTCGGCATGAGCGATTTCCGCAAGCGCCAGATCGGCGAGCTTTCCGGTGGCCAGAAGAAACGCGTCTTCCTCGCCCGCGCTCTCGCCCAGGACGGCCGCGTCATCCTGCTCGACGAGCCCTTTACCGGTGTCGACGTCAAGACTGAGGATGCGATCATCCGTCTGCTGATCGGCCTGCGCGACGAGGGGCGCGTGATGCTCGTCTCCACCCATAATCTCGGCAGCGTGCCGGAGTTCTGCGACAGCACCGTGCTTCTGAAGAACACGGTGCTCGCCTACGGACCGACGGCAACCACGTTCACCCGCGAAAACCTCGAACTCGCCTTCGGCGGCGTGCTGCGCCACTTCGTGCTCGGCGGCGAGCATCTGCACGACGACGCCGACCCACGCCAGCTTGCCGTCATCAGCGACGACGAGCGCCCGCTCGTCATGTACGGCGCGCAGGGGCGCATGGTGACGCAGCCGGCAAAGCCCGAGAGCGAGGCGGACAGCGAATGA